A genomic stretch from Candidatus Amarolinea dominans includes:
- a CDS encoding apolipoprotein A1/A4/E family protein: MFTHIKNAAHDVKDKVEDVVHDVKDKVEDVVQDVKDKVEDVVQDVKDKVQGVTHDAKHDATDAKHDATDAMHDVKDKVEGAAHDAKTNVTDAAHDMKDKATDAAQDVKDKVEGAAHDAKTNVTDAAHDMKDKATDAAQDMKDKVEGAKHDVKDAAHDAKNDVKDAAHDVKNDVKDAAQDVRNDVRGGARNVRNDVKDAVHNAKH, from the coding sequence ATGTTTACCCACATTAAGAATGCCGCTCACGACGTGAAGGACAAAGTCGAGGATGTTGTTCATGACGTGAAGGACAAGGTCGAGGACGTTGTTCAGGACGTGAAGGACAAGGTCGAGGATGTTGTTCAGGACGTGAAGGACAAGGTCCAGGGTGTCACTCATGACGCCAAGCACGACGCCACGGACGCCAAGCACGACGCCACGGATGCCATGCACGACGTGAAAGACAAGGTCGAGGGCGCCGCTCACGACGCCAAGACCAACGTCACGGATGCCGCTCACGACATGAAGGACAAGGCCACGGATGCCGCTCAGGACGTGAAGGACAAGGTCGAGGGCGCCGCTCACGACGCCAAGACCAACGTCACGGATGCCGCTCACGACATGAAGGACAAGGCCACGGATGCCGCTCAGGACATGAAGGACAAGGTCGAGGGCGCCAAGCACGACGTCAAGGATGCCGCACACGACGCCAAGAACGACGTCAAGGATGCCGCACACGACGTGAAGAACGACGTCAAGGATGCCGCTCAGGACGTGAGAAACGACGTCAGGGGTGGCGCTCGCAACGTGAGAAACGACGTCAAGGATGCGGTTCACAACGCGAAACACTGA
- a CDS encoding YtxH domain-containing protein: MSTNTQKVKDAVKDVKHDVKDAAHDVKDKIKDVAHDVKDKIKDVAHDVKDKVEDVAHDVKDAAHDAKNKVKDAAHDVKNDVKDAAHDVKNDAKDAANDAKS, translated from the coding sequence ATGTCAACCAACACACAGAAAGTTAAGGATGCCGTTAAGGACGTGAAGCACGATGTCAAGGATGCCGCTCACGATGTGAAGGACAAGATCAAGGATGTCGCTCACGATGTGAAGGACAAGATCAAGGATGTCGCTCACGACGTGAAGGACAAGGTCGAAGATGTCGCTCACGACGTCAAGGATGCGGCTCACGACGCGAAGAACAAGGTCAAGGATGCCGCTCACGACGTGAAGAACGACGTCAAGGATGCGGCTCACGACGTGAAGAACGACGCCAAGGATGCGGCTAACGACGCGAAGAGCTGA
- a CDS encoding YggT family protein, with translation MIIERRDEQAADVRPLNVSTSGSARTTAQQTETFTSDPYAVRREGTLRVQNGIYLLFGILEGLLAIRFVLPLLGANPAAGFAQFIYSVTKPFLAPFVGLFGTTRFGSSVFEVNPLVAILVYALIAWVLVKAIGLVIGDTRRGVRTTSSQIDTRVR, from the coding sequence ATGATAATCGAACGACGTGACGAGCAGGCCGCCGATGTTAGGCCCCTGAATGTAAGCACGAGCGGTTCTGCCCGCACAACGGCGCAGCAGACGGAGACCTTTACCAGCGACCCGTACGCCGTGCGGCGGGAGGGGACACTCCGAGTCCAGAATGGCATTTATCTGCTGTTCGGAATTCTGGAGGGGCTGCTCGCTATCCGCTTCGTCTTGCCTCTACTGGGCGCCAACCCGGCCGCAGGCTTTGCGCAGTTCATCTACAGCGTCACGAAACCGTTCCTCGCCCCGTTCGTGGGATTGTTTGGAACGACGCGCTTTGGGAGCAGCGTGTTCGAGGTGAATCCACTGGTGGCGATCCTCGTCTATGCACTGATCGCGTGGGTGCTCGTTAAAGCGATAGGGCTGGTGATAGGCGACACGCGGCGTGGCGTGCGCACGACATCAAGCCAAATTGACACGCGTGTCAGATAG
- a CDS encoding response regulator transcription factor: MAKKTVQLIEESSVRVLIVDDHAIVRKGIRALLSEAGGFEVVAEADNGQAAVLRAQESQPDVILMDLLMPGMDGIEATRQIISRQPQTRILVLTSFAADNKVFPAIKAGALGYLLKDSSPSELIRAILQVHHGEPSLHPTIARKLLQEIARPAELQPTPEALTAREVMVLQLIAQGLSNQEIADRVAISESTVRAHVSRILAKLHLASRTQAALYAVREGLTDAGMRAEA; this comes from the coding sequence ATGGCAAAAAAAACCGTTCAATTGATAGAAGAATCAAGCGTTCGCGTCTTGATTGTTGATGACCATGCCATCGTGCGCAAGGGCATCCGCGCCCTGCTCTCTGAAGCCGGTGGCTTCGAGGTGGTGGCTGAAGCGGACAATGGCCAGGCCGCCGTGCTGCGTGCGCAGGAGAGCCAGCCTGACGTCATCCTGATGGACCTGCTGATGCCTGGCATGGACGGCATCGAGGCGACGCGTCAAATCATCAGCCGTCAGCCACAGACGCGCATCCTCGTGCTGACCAGCTTTGCGGCCGACAACAAGGTTTTCCCCGCGATCAAAGCGGGGGCCTTGGGGTACCTGCTCAAAGACTCCTCTCCCAGCGAACTCATACGGGCCATCCTCCAGGTGCATCACGGCGAGCCATCGCTCCATCCGACCATTGCCCGCAAGTTGTTGCAAGAGATCGCGCGCCCCGCCGAGCTGCAGCCCACGCCCGAAGCGCTCACGGCGCGCGAAGTGATGGTGCTTCAGTTGATTGCCCAGGGGTTGAGCAACCAGGAGATTGCCGATCGAGTCGCAATCAGTGAGTCCACCGTACGTGCCCATGTGAGCCGCATCCTCGCCAAACTGCATCTGGCCAGCCGCACCCAGGCCGCGCTCTATGCGGTGCGGGAAGGGTTGACGGACGCGGGGATGAGGGCCGAGGCGTAG
- a CDS encoding PRC-barrel domain-containing protein produces the protein MARYEFVKGLPVITMAEGKQVGKVDDLVVDAERKAVRWLRIRSGGMGMLGGERLWVSADAVHGVGDDAITINTEADARTPADAPEALALVKAKRGVIGNEVMTENGERLGEVRDYEFDPVTFALTSISVPPGMNVVGEILTIPGDKMLSIGEDVLVVAADSVKRLQGAADLVNLPVA, from the coding sequence ATGGCGCGCTACGAATTCGTGAAGGGTTTGCCTGTCATCACGATGGCAGAGGGCAAACAAGTTGGTAAGGTTGACGACCTGGTCGTTGACGCTGAGCGCAAGGCGGTGAGATGGCTGCGCATTCGCAGCGGTGGGATGGGGATGCTGGGTGGCGAGCGGCTGTGGGTATCGGCCGACGCCGTGCATGGCGTAGGTGATGATGCCATTACGATCAATACAGAAGCCGACGCCCGAACTCCCGCCGACGCGCCCGAAGCCCTCGCTTTGGTCAAAGCCAAGCGCGGGGTCATTGGCAACGAAGTGATGACTGAGAACGGGGAGCGCTTGGGCGAAGTGCGTGATTATGAATTCGACCCGGTGACTTTCGCCTTGACCTCCATCTCTGTCCCGCCAGGCATGAACGTCGTTGGCGAGATTCTGACGATCCCAGGCGATAAGATGCTCTCCATCGGGGAAGATGTGCTCGTTGTCGCCGCCGACTCGGTGAAGCGCTTGCAGGGGGCGGCAGACCTCGTGAACCTGCCGGTCGCCTGA
- a CDS encoding GlsB/YeaQ/YmgE family stress response membrane protein, giving the protein MGILAWIVVGLIAGWLASRVMKGRGSGLVGDLVLGVVGALLGGLLASTLLKMPNAVNGINVTSILVAFIGAMIVIAILRAFSGRRRLF; this is encoded by the coding sequence ATGGGTATTCTCGCATGGATCGTCGTTGGGTTGATCGCTGGCTGGTTGGCCAGCAGAGTGATGAAGGGTCGCGGCTCCGGCTTGGTCGGCGATCTGGTCCTGGGTGTCGTGGGCGCCCTGTTGGGCGGCCTCTTGGCCTCGACGCTGCTCAAGATGCCGAATGCCGTGAACGGCATCAACGTCACCAGTATCCTCGTCGCCTTCATCGGCGCGATGATCGTGATCGCCATCCTGCGGGCCTTTTCAGGTCGCCGCAGGCTGTTTTAA
- a CDS encoding DUF3494 domain-containing protein yields the protein MLKPIRLAAVLFMGIALLTATGSPLSQMATASRPSGTSPILVEAESYSVLGYSTVTSTGPTTVTGDLGVYPGSAVTGFPPGIVGPPGVLHAADGHAAAAQIDNSAAFGFLDQPCDFTYPDGQDLTPLSPLVPGVYCAIGSFALTGNLTLTGSSGVWIFKSDSTLITSSGSSVTGGDPCNVWWRVGSSATLGTASEFRGNILAFASITLTSGANLNGRALAQNGAVTLDTNNVYLSCPVAPTATATSTGTPTATSTDTPTATATETRTPTATATRTPTATATRTPTATATRTPTATATRTPTPTPTATATSTSTPTPTNTPPPTAVELLYFMVTWNGQTVLLNWATAEEIDNYGFNLYRAPVDDFSLAQLIHFEPSAIQGGTGSGATYRYLDMPPVQGTWWYWLADIDTQGIQTVYNPSVAIAVQFQTQIYLPWMGKR from the coding sequence ATGCTTAAGCCCATTCGTTTGGCAGCGGTCCTGTTCATGGGGATCGCGCTTCTGACGGCAACGGGCAGCCCCTTGTCTCAGATGGCCACGGCTTCGCGCCCGTCGGGTACCTCTCCGATACTCGTTGAGGCGGAAAGTTACTCAGTTCTGGGTTACTCGACAGTAACCAGTACTGGCCCGACCACTGTGACCGGAGACCTGGGTGTCTATCCAGGCTCCGCAGTCACTGGCTTCCCTCCGGGAATCGTCGGCCCTCCCGGCGTGCTCCACGCCGCTGATGGGCACGCGGCTGCGGCTCAGATTGACAACAGCGCTGCATTCGGCTTTCTCGACCAGCCTTGCGATTTCACCTACCCGGACGGGCAGGACCTAACGCCACTCTCTCCTCTCGTACCGGGTGTCTACTGCGCCATCGGCTCCTTCGCGCTGACTGGAAATCTAACCCTCACGGGGTCATCTGGCGTCTGGATTTTCAAATCTGATTCAACGCTTATTACATCGTCCGGTTCATCTGTTACCGGCGGCGACCCATGTAACGTGTGGTGGAGGGTCGGCAGTTCCGCCACGCTTGGTACGGCCTCTGAGTTCAGAGGAAATATCCTCGCCTTCGCGTCCATCACGCTGACGAGCGGCGCAAACTTGAACGGTCGAGCCCTGGCGCAAAATGGCGCCGTGACGTTGGATACCAACAACGTCTACCTGAGTTGCCCCGTCGCCCCAACCGCAACCGCGACATCTACGGGTACGCCCACGGCGACTTCTACGGATACGCCCACGGCGACCGCGACGGAGACCCGCACGCCCACCGCAACGGCGACCCGCACGCCCACCGCAACGGCGACCCGCACGCCCACCGCAACGGCGACCCGCACGCCCACCGCAACGGCGACCCGCACGCCCACGCCTACGCCAACAGCGACGGCAACTTCTACGAGCACCCCAACCCCGACCAACACACCGCCACCGACGGCGGTGGAACTGCTCTACTTCATGGTAACCTGGAATGGACAGACTGTTTTGCTGAATTGGGCGACAGCAGAGGAAATTGACAACTATGGCTTCAACCTGTACCGCGCGCCAGTAGACGACTTCTCGCTGGCCCAATTGATCCACTTCGAGCCGTCGGCCATCCAGGGCGGTACTGGTTCCGGCGCGACCTATCGTTATCTCGACATGCCTCCGGTTCAAGGCACATGGTGGTACTGGCTGGCCGACATTGATACCCAGGGCATCCAGACGGTCTACAATCCATCCGTCGCCATCGCCGTGCAGTTCCAGACCCAGATCTATCTACCATGGATGGGGAAACGTTAG
- a CDS encoding phosphatase PAP2 family protein, translating to MPPPDDMRLPGDQNPGAWRRLTLWVSLNRPLAWLVALTAGLLLFLAWLPAYVRMFFWHRLQAQPILASMIVGFSLLTLSLLWSTGQRMDAWTFLFFNVRGRHPPWLDTLMWSFTQIGNGMVATALALVLYFAGDRLLAYELILGTLTLWLVVELVKLLVRRRRPFIRLSQARIVGRRAGGRSFPSGHTSQAFFIATLVAGYLHAGVWAVCLLYASALLVGITRMYVGAHYPRDVLAGAILGSAWGLLGGIIGGYAL from the coding sequence ATGCCGCCGCCGGATGACATGCGCTTACCTGGAGATCAGAATCCTGGCGCCTGGCGGCGCCTGACCCTTTGGGTGAGTCTTAATCGCCCGCTTGCCTGGCTGGTCGCCCTCACAGCCGGCCTGCTGCTGTTCCTGGCATGGCTGCCTGCCTACGTGCGGATGTTTTTTTGGCACCGCCTGCAGGCCCAGCCCATCCTGGCAAGTATGATCGTGGGCTTTAGCTTGCTGACACTCTCGCTGCTGTGGTCCACCGGCCAGCGTATGGACGCCTGGACTTTCCTGTTCTTCAATGTGCGTGGGCGCCACCCGCCCTGGCTCGATACGTTGATGTGGAGCTTCACCCAGATCGGCAACGGCATGGTCGCCACGGCGCTTGCCTTGGTCCTGTACTTTGCCGGGGATCGTCTGCTGGCTTACGAGCTTATCTTGGGCACGTTGACGTTGTGGTTGGTGGTCGAACTGGTGAAACTGCTGGTGCGCCGGAGACGACCTTTCATCCGGCTGTCCCAGGCGCGCATCGTCGGCCGGCGGGCCGGCGGCCGTTCATTCCCGAGCGGGCATACCAGCCAGGCCTTTTTCATAGCGACGCTCGTGGCCGGGTACCTCCACGCGGGCGTTTGGGCGGTGTGCCTGCTCTACGCGAGCGCGTTGCTGGTGGGCATCACGCGCATGTACGTGGGGGCGCACTACCCACGGGACGTGCTGGCGGGAGCCATCCTGGGCAGCGCCTGGGGTCTGCTGGGGGGGATCATCGGTGGGTATGCCTTGTGA
- a CDS encoding YihY/virulence factor BrkB family protein yields the protein MAALKMPREFTLLWQRVIRRAHQFDQRTNGWLGMLAGAAGEALKPDSAVTAAAIAYFALFSLFPLTLLSISIASFTLGPLMDQHLVVQKLEFITPALGQLVGPNIDEIVRARGPVTSVALVGLIWSASTVFYTLTQTLNGIWGNKQSRPIWKRRGLAILFVLAFVGPALFLASFASSLLANFRAWLPDSIIPIGGSISLVLAISLDVALFMVLYIMLPHAASTWREILPGAIGAGLLWELAKKTFLFFVSTYISVSNLVYGSVAAIVAILTWAYLSGVIFLFGAYLSVSYYQRRQQQHERSS from the coding sequence ATGGCCGCACTCAAAATGCCCAGAGAATTCACACTGCTTTGGCAGCGGGTCATCCGCCGCGCGCACCAGTTTGATCAGCGGACGAACGGCTGGTTAGGGATGTTGGCGGGCGCAGCCGGGGAAGCCTTGAAGCCTGACTCGGCGGTTACGGCCGCGGCGATTGCCTACTTTGCCCTTTTCTCCCTGTTTCCCCTCACCCTCCTGAGCATTTCTATTGCCAGCTTCACCCTGGGCCCGTTGATGGACCAGCATCTCGTCGTACAAAAACTCGAGTTCATTACACCTGCCCTCGGCCAGTTGGTAGGCCCCAATATTGACGAGATCGTTCGGGCGCGCGGGCCAGTGACCAGCGTCGCGCTCGTTGGCTTGATCTGGTCTGCCTCGACCGTTTTTTACACGCTTACCCAAACCTTGAATGGAATTTGGGGCAATAAACAAAGTCGGCCTATTTGGAAGCGGCGCGGTCTGGCCATCCTGTTTGTCCTCGCCTTCGTTGGCCCGGCTCTCTTCCTGGCTTCGTTTGCCAGCAGCCTGCTTGCCAACTTCCGCGCCTGGTTGCCTGACTCCATCATTCCGATCGGTGGCAGTATCAGTTTGGTATTGGCTATCTCGCTCGATGTGGCCTTATTCATGGTGCTCTACATCATGCTCCCGCATGCAGCTTCGACCTGGCGCGAGATTTTACCCGGCGCGATCGGGGCCGGCCTGCTCTGGGAACTGGCCAAGAAAACCTTCTTGTTCTTTGTTTCCACCTACATCTCCGTTTCGAACCTGGTTTATGGTTCGGTGGCAGCCATTGTCGCGATCCTGACGTGGGCCTACCTGAGCGGCGTTATCTTTCTCTTTGGCGCTTACTTGAGCGTCTCCTATTACCAGCGGAGGCAGCAACAACATGAAAGAAGTTCATGA
- a CDS encoding AI-2E family transporter, whose translation MTKQVVGFGAAVMTTLLALVVLWQFRIVVVYVLISLTLAAAARPLVQRLVGRGFVVRVAWILLVLVALGSFGFLLFLTGEAAINEIQLLARTVSVQDEWKLPVWLEGSSFQLALAGQLPPPSTLFEAVTGSQGQLVLPALFGFTQGIGGIVSGVLVILFLSIYWMINQIHFERLWLSLLPSGQRKEARGVWRTIEPDIGAYLRGEVVQSLLAGLLLAFGFWLLGSPYPVLLALAGALVCLIPVVGVTLAVITVLLVGLLTSVQLSLFTALYALVVLTALGAWVKPRLFNHRWDNPILTVVLLIALADAFGLVGIIVAPPLSVVCQILWSRLVSRRAVSGAAAQVSDLKERQERLWATIRAMEGPSLPLVTSSMERLTQLMVKAEPILQAALPAEPSKLLLPVAPQPEQGA comes from the coding sequence ATGACGAAACAAGTGGTAGGATTCGGCGCGGCCGTTATGACGACCCTGCTGGCGCTGGTGGTGCTGTGGCAGTTCCGTATTGTCGTCGTTTACGTGTTGATCTCGCTAACGCTTGCGGCCGCGGCGCGCCCATTGGTTCAGCGCCTGGTCGGGCGAGGCTTTGTGGTGCGCGTGGCCTGGATTCTACTGGTCCTGGTGGCCCTGGGCAGTTTCGGCTTCTTGCTCTTCCTGACCGGTGAGGCCGCGATCAATGAGATTCAACTGTTGGCTCGTACGGTGTCGGTGCAGGATGAGTGGAAGCTGCCGGTCTGGCTGGAGGGCAGCTCGTTCCAACTGGCGCTGGCGGGGCAGTTGCCACCGCCAAGTACGCTCTTCGAAGCGGTGACCGGCAGCCAGGGGCAGCTCGTGCTGCCGGCCCTGTTTGGCTTCACGCAGGGCATTGGCGGCATCGTAAGCGGCGTACTCGTCATTCTGTTCTTGAGCATCTATTGGATGATCAATCAGATTCATTTTGAACGACTCTGGCTCTCGTTGCTGCCGTCTGGCCAGCGCAAAGAGGCGCGTGGTGTTTGGCGGACCATCGAGCCTGACATCGGCGCTTACCTGCGCGGCGAGGTCGTCCAGAGTCTCCTGGCGGGACTGCTGTTAGCCTTTGGTTTCTGGCTGCTCGGATCCCCATACCCAGTGCTCTTGGCGCTGGCTGGCGCTCTGGTCTGCCTGATACCCGTGGTTGGAGTAACCCTGGCGGTCATCACGGTACTTTTGGTCGGGCTGTTGACCAGTGTGCAGCTCAGTCTGTTTACGGCTCTCTATGCGCTCGTCGTCTTGACTGCCCTGGGCGCATGGGTCAAGCCGCGGCTTTTCAACCACCGATGGGATAATCCCATTTTAACCGTTGTTCTGCTCATTGCCCTGGCAGACGCTTTCGGCCTTGTCGGCATCATCGTCGCGCCCCCATTATCCGTGGTCTGCCAAATCTTGTGGAGCCGCCTGGTCAGCCGCCGCGCGGTTTCTGGGGCGGCGGCCCAGGTTTCAGACCTCAAAGAGCGGCAAGAACGCCTATGGGCTACGATAAGGGCCATGGAAGGGCCGTCTCTGCCCTTGGTGACCAGCAGCATGGAGCGGCTTACCCAACTGATGGTGAAAGCCGAACCGATTCTGCAAGCGGCTCTGCCGGCTGAACCGTCCAAGCTGTTATTACCCGTTGCGCCTCAGCCCGAACAGGGAGCGTAA
- a CDS encoding AI-2E family transporter: MALYPSSQPYQWTFRRVMWATLVLVFVALGFWLLYRFNQVIFILFVAIVIGTVIRPLVTWLHRRGLPRMVGVILVYLLLLALVISFMLLLFPVIVEQGTTIAAAVPGYYQSLREWMVHYPNQLIVRLSEFLPATLPSLAPTQQTGQQMLASAGQAFGYVASAAKAIFTAIVILLLAFHWTLDGPRTIQSLLLLVPKGQRKSTSELISAMETKVGFFMAGQGVLCLVIGIMALVAYLLIGLPNALVLALAAGVLEAVPMVGPLLGAIPAAVIALSISPSKLIWVIVATMIIQQLENSVLVPRVMRRAVGVNPFVSLLAFFAFSSLLGIAGALMAIPMAAILQLLLERFVFHSAAMEPEVSPGRDYASRLRYEAQDLAQDLRKQARLKKRGSDLRVKQIDQVMDEIETITTDLDALLAQVRPSGAS, translated from the coding sequence ATGGCACTCTATCCGTCTTCACAACCGTATCAATGGACATTTCGCCGCGTCATGTGGGCGACTCTTGTTCTCGTTTTTGTCGCGCTTGGCTTCTGGCTTCTCTATCGGTTCAACCAGGTCATTTTTATCTTGTTTGTCGCCATCGTGATAGGCACGGTAATCAGGCCGCTTGTAACCTGGTTGCACCGGCGGGGACTCCCCCGGATGGTGGGGGTCATTCTTGTCTACCTGCTGCTGCTCGCCTTGGTCATCAGCTTCATGCTGCTGTTATTCCCGGTGATTGTCGAGCAAGGGACAACGATTGCCGCCGCGGTGCCGGGTTACTACCAAAGCCTGCGTGAGTGGATGGTTCATTATCCGAATCAATTGATCGTGCGCCTCAGTGAGTTCCTGCCGGCGACCCTACCAAGCCTGGCGCCGACACAACAAACGGGACAGCAAATGCTGGCTTCGGCAGGGCAAGCGTTCGGTTATGTGGCATCGGCGGCCAAAGCCATTTTTACCGCCATCGTCATTCTGCTGTTGGCCTTTCACTGGACGCTCGATGGGCCGCGAACCATTCAGTCCTTGTTGCTGCTGGTTCCAAAGGGCCAACGCAAGAGCACTAGCGAACTGATCTCGGCCATGGAAACTAAGGTTGGTTTCTTCATGGCCGGACAAGGCGTCCTTTGCCTGGTCATTGGCATCATGGCGCTGGTTGCCTATCTGCTCATCGGCTTGCCCAATGCCCTGGTGCTGGCGCTGGCGGCGGGCGTGCTGGAGGCCGTACCGATGGTTGGGCCGCTGCTTGGCGCCATTCCTGCGGCCGTCATTGCCCTATCCATCTCGCCTTCCAAGTTGATCTGGGTGATCGTCGCCACGATGATTATTCAGCAGCTTGAAAACAGCGTGCTGGTGCCGCGCGTCATGCGCAGGGCAGTGGGAGTTAATCCATTCGTCTCCTTGCTGGCGTTCTTTGCCTTTAGCTCGCTACTCGGCATTGCCGGCGCGCTCATGGCGATTCCCATGGCCGCCATTCTGCAGCTCTTACTCGAGCGTTTCGTCTTCCATTCAGCAGCGATGGAGCCGGAGGTCTCTCCTGGCCGCGATTATGCCAGCCGGCTGCGCTATGAAGCGCAAGACCTGGCCCAAGACCTGCGCAAGCAGGCGCGGCTCAAGAAAAGAGGCTCGGACCTCAGGGTCAAGCAGATTGACCAGGTGATGGATGAGATCGAGACCATTACGACCGACCTTGACGCGCTGCTGGCGCAGGTCCGACCTTCAGGTGCATCATGA
- a CDS encoding rhomboid family intramembrane serine protease: MFPIGDDNSARRTFPVVTYVLIALNVLFFFVELSGGDPFIEKWAFVPARFLADPGAGLLTLFTAMFMHAGWVHLAGNMLYLWIFGDNVEDRFGHLKFIIFYLLCGLAATFAQLAFSAGSNVPNLGASGAIAGVLGAYLILFPQGKVRVLMGNRVMPMPALIVIGLWIVLQFFSGIGSISNTADTGGVAYMAHIGGFVAGLVLTFLFRSKNAIA; encoded by the coding sequence ATGTTCCCGATCGGTGATGATAATAGCGCTCGCAGGACTTTTCCGGTGGTCACTTACGTTTTGATCGCCCTGAACGTCCTGTTCTTCTTCGTGGAGCTGAGCGGGGGCGATCCCTTTATCGAGAAGTGGGCTTTCGTACCGGCTCGCTTCCTTGCCGATCCCGGCGCCGGTCTCCTGACCCTCTTCACGGCCATGTTCATGCACGCCGGGTGGGTTCACCTGGCAGGCAACATGCTTTACTTGTGGATCTTCGGCGATAATGTCGAAGACCGCTTCGGGCACCTCAAGTTCATCATTTTCTACCTGCTCTGTGGGCTTGCGGCAACGTTTGCCCAATTGGCGTTTAGCGCCGGATCAAACGTGCCGAATTTGGGCGCCTCGGGAGCGATTGCGGGCGTGCTCGGCGCTTATCTCATCCTCTTCCCGCAGGGAAAAGTGAGGGTGTTGATGGGCAATCGCGTGATGCCAATGCCCGCGCTGATCGTCATTGGGCTGTGGATCGTGCTGCAGTTTTTTAGCGGCATCGGTTCTATTTCTAATACGGCAGATACGGGCGGCGTGGCTTACATGGCGCACATCGGCGGATTTGTCGCAGGGCTTGTGTTGACATTCTTGTTTCGGTCGAAAAATGCAATTGCCTGA
- a CDS encoding NAD(P)/FAD-dependent oxidoreductase produces the protein MSRWEDSFNENPRPGKGDITSRYQFTHVASDQGELVAHNVFAQEPQAFDDRVIPWVTFTDPELARVGLSEADLVEAKIEYRVGRVQFNKLDRAITNNQTFGSVKLLADADGKLLGGHILGANAGDLIAPVIYAMRFGLTVKMLATAMLPYPTMAEAVRWAAAQF, from the coding sequence ATGTCACGCTGGGAGGATAGTTTCAATGAGAATCCAAGACCGGGGAAGGGTGATATTACCAGCCGTTATCAATTCACGCATGTCGCGTCCGATCAAGGCGAACTGGTCGCGCACAACGTGTTTGCCCAGGAGCCGCAAGCGTTCGACGATCGCGTCATCCCCTGGGTGACATTCACCGATCCCGAACTCGCCCGGGTCGGCTTGTCGGAGGCAGACTTGGTAGAGGCCAAGATCGAATACCGCGTGGGGCGCGTGCAATTCAACAAACTCGATCGCGCGATCACCAACAATCAGACCTTCGGCAGCGTGAAACTCCTGGCGGATGCGGATGGCAAGCTGCTCGGCGGGCATATCCTCGGCGCGAACGCGGGCGATCTGATTGCGCCCGTAATCTACGCGATGCGCTTTGGCCTGACGGTTAAGATGCTCGCTACCGCGATGCTGCCGTATCCGACGATGGCGGAAGCGGTGCGCTGGGCGGCCGCTCAATTCTGA
- a CDS encoding undecaprenyl diphosphate synthase family protein — translation MWTLSAALLISGKSVHQDVDDEVWAPCWGCRVGCEREVALVDLPTFRRIPRHVAFIPDGNRRWAQNRGLRKEEGYASGLAPGFQLYDICRALGIEELTVYGFTSDNTKRPPEQTAAFRQACVDAVAGLSKLDASLLVVGNDDSPLFPPELKPYRTRQGLGDGTLKVNFLVNYDWRWDLSEAATKMSAATGGKRKSFTECIGSAEVSRIDLVVRWGGRRRLSGLLPVQAVYADFYIIDDFWPDFKPEHFFDALRWYESQDVTLGG, via the coding sequence ATGTGGACGTTGAGCGCGGCTTTATTGATTTCAGGAAAGTCGGTTCATCAAGACGTTGATGATGAAGTGTGGGCCCCTTGTTGGGGGTGCAGAGTTGGCTGTGAAAGGGAGGTAGCGCTCGTGGATTTGCCGACATTCAGACGTATTCCGAGACATGTGGCGTTCATACCCGATGGCAACCGCAGATGGGCACAAAACAGAGGGTTGCGCAAAGAAGAGGGTTACGCCTCCGGTCTGGCGCCAGGGTTCCAGCTCTATGACATTTGCCGAGCCCTCGGAATCGAGGAGTTGACCGTCTACGGGTTCACAAGCGACAACACAAAGCGGCCTCCCGAACAGACGGCCGCGTTTCGGCAGGCGTGCGTGGATGCTGTAGCCGGGCTTTCTAAGCTGGACGCTTCGCTACTGGTGGTGGGAAATGATGACTCGCCGCTCTTCCCTCCCGAGCTGAAGCCCTACAGGACCCGGCAGGGACTCGGCGACGGCACGCTAAAGGTCAATTTCCTGGTGAACTACGATTGGCGCTGGGATCTGAGCGAGGCTGCGACAAAAATGAGCGCCGCCACCGGCGGCAAGCGAAAGTCATTTACGGAATGCATCGGTTCGGCGGAAGTATCAAGAATTGACCTTGTGGTGCGCTGGGGAGGCCGCAGGCGGTTGAGCGGTCTGTTGCCCGTGCAGGCAGTATACGCAGATTTCTACATCATAGATGACTTCTGGCCGGACTTCAAACCGGAGCACTTCTTCGATGCATTGCGTTGGTATGAGTCGCAGGATGTCACGCTGGGAGGATAG